The nucleotide sequence CCGTTTTGAGGAAAATATTTGGAATAAAATAATAAAAAAATAAAAATAAAATCTAAATTAAATTATTCTTCTTTTTCATTATCTACTTCTTTATTTTCCTGTTTTTCTTCAACCTTTAAAAATTTACTTTTCTTCTTTTTCTCTAATTTTTCTCTATCTAATTGAAATTCTTCCCCAATTTTAATTACGTAATCGGCAATATTCTGTAAAGCTGTTGAAAATCCTGGTTCAGCTCCTATGACTATAACCTTTTTCCCCCTTTCTTTTGCCTTTCTGATTGCTGGAAGAAAGTCAGCATCTCTTGTTACATAGGCAATGGTGTCTATATTTGGATTAAACACGAGCTCAGTAGCATCAACAGCCATTTCAACATCTACATCTCCAGCAGATATTTTTGGCTCAAAACCTTGATTTATAACAGCCTCTATTAACTTATCTGATGCATATTGATTTAAATAAACTCTACCAATAACAATATCACCAAATTCACTTAAAACTTCTCTAATTTTATCCAAATCAATATTAAATTCTTTTCTAAGCATGTTTGGACCATCAATTAATAGTGCAATTTTGTGTTCTCCCTTTCTTTTTCTCGCCTTTTCGTAAATTTTACTTGTCAAACTTTCCAACTTTTTCCACATAATTTCACCAACATTGAGTAATAAAAAATAATTAACTAACACTGTTAAACGAAACGGAATATATTTATAATATATGTGGCAAAATGATAATTTATATAATATGATTAAATAACAATAAATAACTTTATGGGGTGATTTCATGTATAATTGTCCATACTGTGGAAAAGATTGTGTAAATGAAGCCGCAGTTAATATTTACTTAAATATGGTTGAAAAATTCTTTAAATATCAAAATAAAGAAAGTAAAATTACTTTTGAAAGATATCCAACAGTCGGAGAAGTTGGAGAGTGTAAAGAAACTGGTGGAAGGATATATCTCTGCCCTTACTGTAAAAAACCATTTAAAGCTTACTATGAAAAAGATAAAGTTACTATAACATGCCCAAACTGTAATGAAACTCTCTGCATACCAGCAACAAATAGGACATTCTGCTAACTTAATTTTAAAAATCATCCTCTTTAATCTCATCAAACTTATATTCAAAGCTATTTTTTAGGAAGAGTTTAAACTCTTCTGGAGTATAAATTGGTTTTTTGTATAGGATATAATCATCTAACACGATTCTTGGGCATGCGACTATTATATAGCAATCAACATCATAGAATAAAATTTCTGGAGAGAGATTATCAACAACTATTGGGATATAGTTGATATTATTTTCTTCCAATAATTTTATAATTTCATCAAAGACATTTTTCCTACACTGTCCTTTTTTTGTTGATAAAACAACTCCAACCTTTTTTGGTTTATTTAGCATTAATTTGGACACTGCCAAAATTCTCTTTTTTATAAATTTATTAATCTCTTCTTCAGATATCTTATCAAAACACTTGGAAACAGGGTTATATATGAAAACCTCTCTTTGATACTTGTAAGCAATCATTAAAGGATGAAATCTTCCAGTTCCAACAAATAATATAACATCCCCTTCTTTAACTTCCCCTCTACAACCTAAAATTATACTTGGATTGAAATCCTTTAAAAGTTTTTTATATTGGATGGTTGTTGCTATAGCAACTTTTTTTCCTTCATTTTCATGTTTTTCTATAAAGTTTTTTATGTCATTTAGAATTTTTTCTTCTTCATCTTTATCAAATACGTGATATGCAGGAATAAAGAGAGTTTTAATCTCTGGCTCTGCGTAGCTTAGTTTTTCATGCCCGTAATGGACAATTAAATCAACATTTAAGTTTTTAATATAGTTGTCTATTAAATCACAGGCACCAAAGCAACTACCGCCCCATAGATATATTTCAACATTTTTTCCTTTCTCTTTAAAATATTTTTTAATTTTTTCAATTTCTTTTTCAATAGGTAGTTTTAAACCTTCTGGAGCTTGAAAAACCACTTTTGGATTCTTTTTATTTAAATTTTCGATTTCTTTTATAACTCTTTCTGTTTCTAAATCAAACATGACTATCACGCAAAAGATATTTAACAAGATACTTAGAGAGTTATAATTCAATGTCAAAATGTCAATTTAATAAATATTAAACTTTTGGTGACACAATGGCAGAGTTTATAATGGTTGTTGGAACATCATCAAATAGTGGAAAAACAACAATAACTGCAGGATTATGTAGAATTCTATCAAATAAGGGCTATAAAGTAGCCCCATTCAAATCTCAAAATATGAGTTTGAATTCAAGAGTTGCAAAGGAAGATGGAGAGATTGCGATAGCTCAATACACTCAAAGTTTAGCATGTAGGGTAGAGCCGTCAGTCCATTTTAATCCAATATTATTAAAACCAAAAGGTAATTTCATTTCTCAGGTTATAGTTCATGGAAAGCCATACAAGGATATGAACTACAATGGATATAGAAAGAATAAAGATTTCTTTTTACAAAAAATTAAAGAAAGTTTGGAAATTTTAGATAAAGAGTATGATTATGTTGTTATGGAAGGTGCTGGAAGTTGCTGTGAAATAAATTTGTTGAAGGATGATATAGCAAACTTAAGGATAGCTGAGCTTGTAAATGCTAAGGCAATTTTAGTTGCAGATATTGATAGAGGAGGAGTTTTTGCTTCAATATATGGAACTATAAAACTTCTTCCAGAAAATTGGAGAAAGCTTATTAAAGGGATTGTGATAAATAAATTTAGAGGAAATGCAGAGGTTTTAAAAGAAGGAATTGAAAAAATTGAAGAGTTAACTGGAATTCCTGTTTTAGGTATAGTGCCTTATGATGAAAATCTCGTCTTGCCAGAGGAAGATAGTCAAGTTTTGCAGAGTATGAGAAGTTTTGGAAATGTGAAAAGTGGAGTAGAGATTAATGTTGTTAGATTTTCAAAGATATCAAATTTCACTGACTTAGACCCATTAAGATACGATGCATTTATAAAGTTTATTGATTTTGATGATGATATTACTGGAGATATTTTAATCCTTCCGGGAACAAGAAGTTCAACAAAAGAAGCGTATCTTATGAAAGAACATAACTTTGATGAAAAAGTTTTAGAATTTTTGAAGGATGGAGGGATTGTTATCGGAATATGTGGAGGTTATCAAGTCATGGGAAAAGAGCTTATTGATAAACAAAAAAAAGAATCAGATGTTGGAGATATTGATGGTTTGAAAATTTTTGATGCAAAAACATATTTTGGAAATGATAAAGTAGTTAAAAACTCTTATGGTTATTTAAATATGGACAATAAAACATTTAGAGTTAAGGGTTATGAGATACATGAAGGGATAACGT is from Methanocaldococcus bathoardescens and encodes:
- a CDS encoding TIGR00288 family NYN domain-containing protein; this encodes MWKKLESLTSKIYEKARKRKGEHKIALLIDGPNMLRKEFNIDLDKIREVLSEFGDIVIGRVYLNQYASDKLIEAVINQGFEPKISAGDVDVEMAVDATELVFNPNIDTIAYVTRDADFLPAIRKAKERGKKVIVIGAEPGFSTALQNIADYVIKIGEEFQLDREKLEKKKKSKFLKVEEKQENKEVDNEKEE
- the dph2 gene encoding diphthamide biosynthesis enzyme Dph2, which translates into the protein MFDLETERVIKEIENLNKKNPKVVFQAPEGLKLPIEKEIEKIKKYFKEKGKNVEIYLWGGSCFGACDLIDNYIKNLNVDLIVHYGHEKLSYAEPEIKTLFIPAYHVFDKDEEEKILNDIKNFIEKHENEGKKVAIATTIQYKKLLKDFNPSIILGCRGEVKEGDVILFVGTGRFHPLMIAYKYQREVFIYNPVSKCFDKISEEEINKFIKKRILAVSKLMLNKPKKVGVVLSTKKGQCRKNVFDEIIKLLEENNINYIPIVVDNLSPEILFYDVDCYIIVACPRIVLDDYILYKKPIYTPEEFKLFLKNSFEYKFDEIKEDDF
- the cobQ gene encoding cobyric acid synthase CobQ → MAEFIMVVGTSSNSGKTTITAGLCRILSNKGYKVAPFKSQNMSLNSRVAKEDGEIAIAQYTQSLACRVEPSVHFNPILLKPKGNFISQVIVHGKPYKDMNYNGYRKNKDFFLQKIKESLEILDKEYDYVVMEGAGSCCEINLLKDDIANLRIAELVNAKAILVADIDRGGVFASIYGTIKLLPENWRKLIKGIVINKFRGNAEVLKEGIEKIEELTGIPVLGIVPYDENLVLPEEDSQVLQSMRSFGNVKSGVEINVVRFSKISNFTDLDPLRYDAFIKFIDFDDDITGDILILPGTRSSTKEAYLMKEHNFDEKVLEFLKDGGIVIGICGGYQVMGKELIDKQKKESDVGDIDGLKIFDAKTYFGNDKVVKNSYGYLNMDNKTFRVKGYEIHEGITYSNEKPLIKVERGFGNCGNGFDGSIKKFGDGLAIGTYFHGIFENYEFRNYIINLIRRRKGLDEIDGDSYKDSIEKSLNYFAEVVERNVNLEPLGI